TCAACGCCAGTGAGCTTGAAAGGAGCAAAGATGAATCCTCAATTTGTAGGTCGTAGCGTTTACGACTTGGACGATTACTCACGTGAAGAGATTATGTATATTCTCGAAGCAGCAAAGGGCATGAAAGAAATCAATACCCGTGAGTACAAAAAGATACCGACACTGCGCGGTAAAACTATCTGCACACTCTTCGTAGAAAACAGCACCCGAACCCGTATGAGTTTTGAACTTGCGGCCAATCGTCTATCTGCCGATGTTGTGAGTTTTCAGGCCAGTGTATCCTCTCTTCAAAAGGGAGAGAGCCTACAAGATACAGTATATACTCTTAATGCAATGGGAATAGATCTCTACTGTATCCGCCACAGTTCACCTGGAAGTCCTCAGCTTGTGCACAAATACTCCCAAAAACCAGTGATTAACGGTGGGGATGGCCGGCATGCTCATCCCACTCAAGCTCTGCTGGATATATTCTCCATCTGGGAAAAGCTCGGAGACTTG
This genomic interval from Candidatus Cloacimonadota bacterium contains the following:
- a CDS encoding aspartate carbamoyltransferase catalytic subunit, whose product is MNPQFVGRSVYDLDDYSREEIMYILEAAKGMKEINTREYKKIPTLRGKTICTLFVENSTRTRMSFELAANRLSADVVSFQASVSSLQKGESLQDTVYTLNAMGIDLYCIRHSSPGSPQLVHKYSQKPVINGGDGRHAHPTQALLDIFSIWEKLGDLKGLNITIVGDILHSRVVRSNLIGMRKLGARVTVCGPKTLMPANLESVYGCKVEYDLGRALYGADVVMGLRMQLERMTEGLFPSLEEYSKHYVLSKETLKYAKANALIMHPGPMNRGVEILPEIADSKHSVIVEQVSNGVAVRMALMFLILGGKA